One segment of Prionailurus bengalensis isolate Pbe53 chromosome X, Fcat_Pben_1.1_paternal_pri, whole genome shotgun sequence DNA contains the following:
- the TCEAL5 gene encoding transcription elongation factor A protein-like 5 has product MEKVYKENERKPENEGNFKNEGKPEDEVDTEDEGKSDEEEKLEVEGKPGHEGKLQNEGQPDDEGQPEDEKKQEKQGKSENEGKPHSEGKPESLAKAESESRATEKRPAEDYVPRKAKRKTDRGTDDSPKDYQEDFQERHLGSEEMMRECGDVSRAQEELRKKQKMGGFHWMQRDVQDPFAPRGQRGVRGMRGGGRGQKDLEDVPYV; this is encoded by the coding sequence ATGGAAAAGGTCTACAAAGAAAATGAACGAAAGccagaaaatgaaggaaacttCAAAAATGAGGGAAAGCCAGAAGACGAAGTAGATACAGAAGATGAAGGAAAATCAGATGAGGAAGAAAAGCTGGAAGTGGAGGGGAAGCCAGGGCATGAGGGAAAGCTCCAGAATGAGGGACAGCCAGATGATGAGGGACAACCAGAAGAcgagaaaaagcaagaaaagcaggGCAAGTCTGAAAATGAGGGAAAACCACACAGTGAGGGCAAGCCAGAATCCCTGGCAAAGGCTGAGAGTGAGTCGCGGGCTACCGAAAAGCGCCCAGCTGAAGATTATGTGCctaggaaagcaaaaagaaaaacggACAGGGGGACAGACGATTCCCCCAAGGACTATCAGGAGGACTTTCAGGAAAGGCACTTGGGCAGTGAGGAGATGATGAGAGAATGTGGAGATGTGTCAAGGGCTCAGGAAGAGctaaggaaaaaacagaaaatgggtgGTTTTCATTGGATGCAAAGAGATGTACAGGATCCCTTTGCCCCAAGGGGGCAACGGGGTGTCAGAGGAATGAGGGGTGGAGGTAGGGGCCAGAAGGACTTAGAAGATGTCCCATATGTTTAA